Proteins encoded together in one Desulfosporosinus meridiei DSM 13257 window:
- a CDS encoding WYL domain-containing protein: protein MGKADLQYKLIKTLAFAPWEYTVKTLADFLGVSQITLNRNLTEMETRGCIFTYDSQGRIFLQQTGWDGFNIKEATLRQMEILRFISAYPNGVKVTEIYSRFNDHKNEKTIGRDLKELLQRQLISNSQGNYAFNANFVIPPIQLDTAEKSLLFEHLAVQQEMSPLKDEVKSLTAKLHISLNIPKNDQDMVIVHGRRPIEDLRRSHFCQRLEECARSCKRILILYRKNEGEVSELELNPLGIMYHWGLDNWYLAAQDNGQEGYIKTYAVDKILTIKELGGNFSRPTGFDLGEWYKYSWGVYRSGKPAKVVIRFHNYYSTIIRVKAELSFRETCVLREDDDGMIMEDMVDGLGELAVWLRSFGQGAEVLEPLELREAVIKDLEQMIENYGG from the coding sequence ATGGGTAAGGCTGATCTTCAATATAAATTGATTAAGACTCTGGCCTTTGCACCGTGGGAGTATACCGTTAAAACCTTGGCAGATTTCTTGGGGGTTAGTCAAATCACTTTAAATCGTAATTTAACGGAGATGGAAACACGAGGTTGTATTTTTACCTATGATAGTCAAGGACGCATCTTTTTGCAGCAAACTGGTTGGGATGGTTTTAATATCAAAGAGGCAACTCTCCGGCAAATGGAAATTCTGCGATTTATCAGCGCTTATCCAAACGGGGTAAAGGTGACGGAGATTTACTCCCGCTTTAATGACCATAAAAATGAGAAAACTATAGGTCGAGATCTAAAAGAACTGCTTCAACGACAGCTTATAAGCAATAGTCAAGGGAACTATGCATTTAACGCCAACTTCGTGATCCCGCCTATCCAATTAGACACTGCGGAGAAGAGCTTATTATTTGAACACTTGGCCGTGCAGCAAGAGATGTCTCCTCTTAAGGATGAGGTTAAATCGTTAACAGCCAAGCTTCATATTTCTTTAAATATACCGAAAAATGATCAGGATATGGTTATTGTTCATGGCCGCAGGCCCATCGAAGATTTAAGGCGCAGCCATTTCTGTCAGCGGTTAGAGGAATGTGCCCGGTCTTGTAAAAGAATCTTGATACTTTATCGTAAAAATGAGGGCGAAGTATCCGAGTTGGAACTAAATCCTCTCGGTATTATGTATCACTGGGGGTTAGATAACTGGTATTTAGCGGCCCAAGATAATGGCCAGGAAGGATACATAAAAACTTACGCCGTTGATAAGATTCTGACGATCAAAGAACTAGGCGGAAATTTTTCCAGACCGACGGGTTTTGATTTAGGAGAGTGGTACAAGTACTCTTGGGGAGTTTACCGAAGCGGAAAACCAGCAAAAGTAGTCATCCGCTTTCATAATTACTATTCAACCATTATCCGAGTGAAGGCAGAACTCAGTTTCCGGGAAACCTGTGTTTTACGAGAAGATGATGATGGAATGATTATGGAAGATATGGTGGACGGGCTGGGGGAATTGGCTGTCTGGTTGAGAAGCTTCGGTCAAGGAGCAGAAGTTCTCGAACCACTTGAATTGCGTGAAGCAGTGATCAAAGATCTGGAGCAGATGATTGAAAATTATGGAGGGTGA
- a CDS encoding helix-turn-helix transcriptional regulator, whose translation MDPHLHTERILALIEAEPGITGQKIAEACAVPWSMIKNDLETIMLAAANHIPLYTDQDENSGPADYLDDIDGEVAPETKFYLDTYNRKHSPLHLTVGEALQVLSSVNSEEKRPKLLSLRQKILHSLDLDSQGTFRYVKGNMTTAAEVDSEVLILLEQAISKHLQIGFTYNSLPMTATPLGLVYYSRLRQWYLAAVNDSLIKTFNVSKINDLEELSKSFIYPADFSLKDELAPRWGIEFGDPFKVKVRFLNRSQTFNKVRKDVAHRQCQLTVENGGASLLYEDTIIGKNEFSVWILGFGSAAIVLEPLDLKNEILARVKAALRNYK comes from the coding sequence ATGGATCCCCATCTACACACAGAAAGAATCCTTGCTTTGATCGAGGCGGAGCCCGGTATTACCGGACAAAAAATTGCTGAGGCCTGTGCAGTGCCCTGGTCAATGATTAAAAACGATTTGGAAACTATCATGCTGGCTGCGGCAAATCATATTCCGCTTTATACAGATCAAGACGAGAACAGCGGGCCTGCTGACTATCTGGATGACATAGACGGCGAAGTTGCTCCGGAGACCAAGTTTTATCTGGATACCTATAACAGAAAACATAGTCCTCTTCATTTGACGGTAGGTGAAGCCCTACAGGTTCTAAGCTCGGTCAACAGCGAGGAAAAGCGTCCCAAACTTCTCTCCTTAAGGCAAAAGATCCTCCACAGCCTTGATTTAGATAGCCAGGGAACATTCCGCTATGTTAAAGGAAATATGACGACCGCTGCCGAGGTCGACAGTGAGGTGTTAATTTTGCTTGAACAGGCGATTTCTAAGCATCTGCAAATCGGCTTTACTTATAATTCTCTTCCCATGACAGCAACCCCCTTGGGCTTAGTGTATTATTCCCGCTTAAGGCAGTGGTATCTTGCAGCGGTCAATGACAGCCTTATCAAGACCTTTAATGTGAGTAAAATTAACGACCTCGAGGAACTTTCTAAATCCTTCATTTATCCTGCGGATTTTTCTCTTAAAGACGAGTTAGCTCCTCGCTGGGGGATAGAATTTGGCGATCCCTTTAAAGTTAAAGTTCGATTCCTCAACAGGTCTCAAACGTTTAACAAAGTGCGTAAGGATGTCGCCCATCGTCAATGTCAATTAACGGTCGAAAATGGCGGTGCAAGCCTATTGTATGAGGATACTATTATAGGAAAAAATGAGTTTTCTGTCTGGATTCTTGGTTTTGGCTCAGCAGCAATAGTACTGGAACCCCTTGATTTGAAAAATGAAATTCTCGCCAGGGTTAAAGCTGCATTAAGAAACTATAAGTAA
- a CDS encoding response regulator produces MNINKINVLIADDNRAFNELLCEYLDCQNEIIVVGTAFDGLDAVDLIIKEEPDVVVLDIIMPKLDGVGVINKINSAKINRKPQFIMLSAMGDENITQQALDLGAKYFIQKPFDMDTLVNKIRELLYDKQLEVSA; encoded by the coding sequence ATGAATATTAACAAAATCAATGTATTGATTGCAGACGATAATCGGGCTTTTAATGAATTGTTGTGTGAATACCTTGACTGTCAAAATGAAATTATTGTAGTAGGTACTGCATTCGATGGTCTTGATGCAGTTGACTTAATCATAAAGGAAGAACCTGACGTTGTTGTGCTTGATATAATTATGCCTAAACTTGACGGGGTTGGCGTTATTAATAAAATAAATTCTGCAAAAATAAATAGAAAGCCACAATTTATCATGCTATCAGCCATGGGAGATGAAAATATTACTCAACAAGCACTTGATTTAGGGGCAAAATATTTCATACAAAAACCTTTCGATATGGATACCCTGGTTAATAAAATTCGTGAACTATTATATGACAAGCAATTAGAAGTAAGCGCATAG
- a CDS encoding ATP-binding protein codes for MSAGFNTGQLESLPYILLSDNIIMESGERFLELIEYSRSKIVNKSIDYLYNLLRFNLDLTDVSKNQKSFFIFTKNLEPRKVKLTIHTNSTEKIFIFEEEHRSRIEQMFPYLEHQFKYNLIGTAIFQAEDFLLLKANQLFLDFHNEPFNIPEKSIGKSFHQICTGWTGSNSNEEWQKVVDTGIPLVDKEFAYAGLNKGTTYWDVIVMPILEDDKVKYLIETVREVTQDVLNRKQIEDQNAIIQKQKEQLEAILNNMQEALFVFDKESKYIIMNKIAKERFSTSFDKIGDSNNVTEFYDLEGNKIPLENTPNYRVKCGEVVKNEILTFKLNGQEFYSIISGTPVFDKNGDFLYGVISSRNITELIKRKKDVELQKEQLDKLYKASKKTEQELKNQKEELEVIIDNMSEGLTVVDKYGKYIRVNKKVKEYTRKATTLKNTVNNIGKSLDMGEKYYNAAGIPLSLEDFPAAKVIRGEKVENQRVITKRGDNTSYFDFNANPIFDDKGEVRLGIIHNRDVTEKVKNENIIKKQKEMLEAVLENMNDAVAIYDNKGNGILINAEARRMYPDVSTETKYELIHNGYVCFDLENNIIPVENLPTRRVFKNERIRNERIIVKYPYKSIFVEINAVPVFDDANNLILAVVTHHDISQVVQYEEKIKEQKELLEVELSDTKLLQSVSIELLRENNVLTLYEKIIDAAMQIMHSQYASLQIVHTEPGKSDKLQLLAFCGFKPDAAKLWEWLDSKSACTTCCEALRTGLRIIAPNVQEFGFMIGTKDQAMYLQTGINAVQSTPLRSRSGRLIGIISTHWNETHEPTERELRHLDVLARQVADLIEQKQAEEKIRWNIEKAEILYEVTGKLLASDRPQEIVEELCLRIMKFLKCDAFFNYLIDEEKMCLHLNACAGIPKEIAQEIESLDYGVAVCGCVARDGCRIVAENIQSSPDIRTELVKSFGIRAYACHPLMDQQKIIGTLSFGTKSKDSFDEDELALMKAVVDQVAISMNRIKTEEVLRSQQQLMIKVEREKNEALEKAIKMKDEFLGTISHEFRTPLNVINAALQVIENLYGDHLHDKVKKHLQKIKVNTYRQMRLVSNLLDITRYNAGHLKMALENRDIIFISNAIIKSVESIAKEKGIQLIFSTDNDCLEMAIDEEKYERILLNLLSNAIKFTPKGKSIWVNISSQNEKAVIMVKDEGVGIPKNKQKLIFERFGQVDNSLTRQAEGTGIGLSLVKTLVKGMGGKINVFSEIGKGSTFKVILPINQINDKGQGKLIIVPDDSRVLKAIAIEFSDLYLD; via the coding sequence ATGAGTGCAGGGTTTAATACTGGTCAGTTAGAGAGCTTACCTTATATTTTATTAAGTGACAATATTATTATGGAGTCAGGAGAGAGATTTTTAGAACTTATAGAATACAGCAGGTCTAAAATTGTAAACAAGAGTATAGATTATCTTTACAACCTCTTACGGTTTAACCTAGATCTTACCGATGTAAGTAAAAACCAAAAGAGTTTTTTTATATTTACAAAGAACCTCGAACCAAGAAAGGTAAAGTTAACAATACATACCAACAGCACAGAGAAAATCTTTATTTTCGAGGAAGAACACCGTTCACGAATTGAACAAATGTTTCCCTATCTTGAGCATCAATTTAAATATAACCTTATCGGTACTGCTATATTTCAAGCTGAAGATTTTTTGCTACTAAAAGCCAATCAACTATTCTTGGATTTTCACAATGAACCGTTTAATATACCTGAAAAAAGCATTGGTAAGAGTTTTCATCAGATATGTACCGGTTGGACAGGTAGCAATTCTAATGAAGAATGGCAAAAAGTAGTCGATACAGGAATACCCCTGGTTGACAAGGAATTTGCTTATGCAGGACTTAATAAAGGCACTACCTATTGGGATGTCATCGTTATGCCTATATTAGAAGATGATAAAGTTAAATATCTAATTGAAACAGTTAGAGAAGTAACACAGGACGTTTTGAACCGTAAACAAATAGAAGACCAAAATGCAATAATCCAAAAGCAAAAAGAACAATTGGAAGCTATACTGAACAATATGCAAGAAGCGCTATTTGTCTTTGACAAGGAAAGCAAATACATAATTATGAATAAAATTGCCAAAGAACGCTTTTCAACTTCATTTGATAAAATTGGTGATAGTAATAATGTTACAGAATTTTATGATTTGGAAGGAAACAAAATTCCATTAGAAAATACACCAAATTATCGCGTAAAATGTGGTGAGGTAGTAAAAAATGAGATTTTGACCTTCAAATTAAATGGACAGGAATTTTACTCGATTATAAGCGGAACACCTGTCTTTGATAAGAACGGAGACTTTTTATATGGAGTAATCAGTAGCCGTAACATAACAGAATTAATAAAACGGAAAAAAGATGTAGAACTGCAGAAGGAGCAATTAGATAAGCTATATAAAGCAAGTAAGAAAACGGAACAGGAATTGAAAAATCAGAAAGAAGAATTGGAAGTTATCATTGATAACATGTCTGAAGGGTTAACAGTAGTTGATAAATACGGAAAATATATAAGAGTTAATAAGAAAGTTAAAGAGTATACACGAAAGGCAACTACTCTAAAAAACACAGTAAATAATATTGGCAAATCATTAGACATGGGTGAAAAATATTATAATGCTGCTGGCATCCCTCTTTCCCTTGAAGATTTTCCGGCTGCTAAAGTAATAAGAGGAGAAAAGGTTGAAAACCAAAGGGTAATTACAAAACGTGGGGATAATACCTCTTATTTTGATTTTAATGCAAATCCTATTTTTGATGACAAAGGTGAAGTTAGATTAGGCATTATTCACAACCGCGATGTAACGGAAAAGGTGAAAAATGAAAACATAATTAAAAAACAGAAAGAAATGCTTGAGGCTGTCCTTGAAAATATGAATGACGCCGTCGCAATTTATGATAATAAAGGTAATGGTATTCTAATAAATGCTGAAGCACGCAGGATGTACCCTGATGTAAGCACCGAGACTAAATACGAGCTTATTCACAATGGCTACGTGTGTTTTGATTTAGAAAATAACATTATACCTGTAGAAAACCTTCCGACAAGAAGAGTATTTAAAAATGAAAGGATAAGGAATGAAAGAATTATAGTAAAATACCCTTATAAGAGCATATTTGTAGAAATAAATGCTGTTCCTGTTTTTGATGATGCAAATAACTTGATATTAGCAGTAGTGACCCACCATGACATTTCACAAGTGGTGCAATACGAGGAAAAGATAAAAGAACAAAAAGAATTACTTGAAGTAGAATTATCAGACACCAAACTTCTTCAAAGTGTAAGCATCGAACTTCTCCGTGAAAATAATGTTTTGACACTCTATGAGAAGATTATTGATGCCGCAATGCAAATAATGCATTCACAATATGCGAGTTTGCAGATAGTACATACTGAACCGGGTAAAAGTGATAAACTTCAACTGTTGGCTTTCTGCGGATTTAAACCGGATGCGGCAAAGCTGTGGGAATGGTTAGACTCTAAATCTGCCTGTACTACCTGCTGTGAAGCTTTGCGTACAGGTCTACGTATCATAGCGCCAAATGTACAGGAATTCGGTTTCATGATTGGTACAAAAGACCAAGCCATGTACCTGCAAACAGGTATTAACGCCGTCCAGTCTACTCCCTTGCGCTCACGCAGCGGGAGACTGATAGGTATAATTTCCACTCACTGGAACGAAACTCATGAGCCAACAGAACGTGAATTGAGACATCTTGATGTATTGGCACGGCAGGTTGCTGACTTAATTGAGCAAAAGCAGGCTGAAGAAAAAATCAGATGGAATATTGAAAAAGCAGAAATCCTTTACGAAGTTACCGGAAAGCTTCTTGCGAGTGACCGGCCACAGGAGATAGTCGAGGAGCTTTGCCTTCGTATTATGAAGTTTCTTAAGTGTGATGCTTTTTTCAATTACCTAATTGATGAAGAAAAAATGTGTCTACATCTTAATGCCTGTGCCGGAATTCCAAAAGAGATCGCCCAGGAAATTGAGTCGCTGGATTACGGTGTTGCAGTCTGTGGCTGTGTAGCAAGAGATGGATGCAGGATAGTGGCGGAGAATATTCAGTCCTCACCTGACATTAGGACTGAACTTGTAAAGTCCTTTGGAATAAGAGCATATGCTTGTCATCCTCTTATGGACCAGCAAAAGATTATTGGTACGCTTTCATTTGGTACAAAATCTAAAGATAGCTTCGATGAAGATGAACTTGCTCTTATGAAGGCGGTTGTTGACCAGGTTGCTATTTCAATGAACAGAATAAAAACAGAGGAAGTATTAAGAAGCCAGCAGCAACTCATGATAAAGGTTGAAAGAGAGAAGAATGAAGCACTTGAAAAGGCAATTAAGATGAAGGATGAGTTTCTTGGAACTATCAGCCATGAGTTCAGGACTCCCTTAAATGTAATCAATGCTGCTTTACAAGTCATCGAAAATCTATATGGTGATCACTTACATGATAAGGTCAAAAAACACCTGCAAAAAATCAAAGTTAATACCTACCGACAAATGCGTTTAGTCAGTAATCTTCTGGACATCACGAGGTATAATGCCGGTCATTTAAAAATGGCTTTAGAGAACCGGGATATCATCTTTATTTCCAATGCGATTATTAAATCCGTGGAGAGTATAGCCAAGGAAAAAGGAATACAATTAATATTTTCTACAGACAACGACTGCTTAGAAATGGCTATAGATGAGGAAAAATATGAACGTATTCTCTTAAACCTTTTATCAAACGCTATTAAGTTTACACCTAAAGGGAAATCAATATGGGTTAATATCTCAAGCCAAAATGAAAAGGCCGTTATAATGGTTAAAGACGAGGGCGTGGGCATCCCGAAAAATAAACAGAAGCTAATATTTGAACGTTTCGGACAGGTAGATAATTCCCTTACAAGACAAGCCGAAGGCACAGGAATCGGCCTCTCGTTAGTCAAAACATTGGTTAAAGGCATGGGCGGTAAGATCAATGTTTTTAGTGAAATAGGCAAAGGCAGTACGTTTAAGGTTATATTGCCAATTAATCAAATAAACGACAAAGGACAAGGAAAGCTAATTATTGTACCCGATGATAGCCGGGTATTAAAAGCAATTGCAATAGAGTTCTCTGATTTATACTTAGACTAA
- a CDS encoding phosphopantetheine-binding protein, whose amino-acid sequence MEDRVIFTLKHILAKKKRRITLESRLREDLFVDSLDMVMIIADLEDEFEITITDDDFANVVTVNDIVEKLRDRGLTDY is encoded by the coding sequence ATGGAAGACAGAGTAATATTCACTTTAAAGCATATTTTAGCAAAGAAGAAGAGAAGGATAACCCTAGAGAGTCGTTTGCGGGAAGACTTATTTGTAGATTCGTTAGATATGGTGATGATCATTGCGGATCTGGAGGACGAATTCGAGATAACCATTACTGATGATGATTTTGCAAATGTGGTTACGGTCAATGATATTGTAGAAAAGTTGAGAGATAGAGGTTTAACCGACTACTGA